A portion of the Rhizoctonia solani chromosome 6, complete sequence genome contains these proteins:
- a CDS encoding Vegetative incompatibility protein HET-E-1: MPFIITLQEALKRAKHKVKKGLGIESTTTNKTAHEHQGSRRCSTESEPSHPSDSPPKATTSTLIAIGSLLAVLESSTDALGPLKSAIGQLKLCVDTYRTSCKDRKEHEDLAVKLDGIIGDLIIHAKLPMDPVATDSVKRIQSDLMKEAEKVAEMQARSSGRRLIDALDGYDGIVECYRRIDGHLQRLTLNASLSTFQAVSEQTMAKRSRLTGICPTSAAYYGSAESGNLQRRPCTPGTREAQIKLLLEWANAPDAGRTCWMNGMAGTGKTTIAYSVCAELEKASRLGASFFCSRTMLECSQVKNIIPSIAYQLAQFSLPFRNALVGILGLKTDVHTRGLAEQYQSLIIEPLAGVHGSLPDDFIVVIDALDECDNEDSVGRILDLLMTTPPTLPIRFLISSRPENEITLKITGRHDGEDEARLVLHNLQEETVKDDIELYMRDELKDIRLTKTQWTDILERCGTLFIYASTACRFIKQEHKVDAASEAVSTIIDSPYMPIAGENPIDVLYLTILKTVFEKSGMSKQSVVKMKNILETVICAVEPMALEAIADLLALNSVKQVYRLLHPLRSVLHVPRDTGVVNTLHASFPDFMLSSARSLDFCCDRAGRHTTLAQACLGLIDTAEPKMNICRLPSSHHLDEEVEDLRARVAWAISPGLAYACRYWSTHLDRSAYKPILLDAVRNFFFARLLLWMEVANLTGSMRYGVGTGTVEYAERWCVKHGAPEAVTQIAHDAWQFVSVYANHPVCQSTPHIYVSMLPFWPRSRPISLAYMPRTSDLAQLTGTAIGRRQLALMATWKVSNGEVFSISLSGDGSRLVVPTDTGIDILDTTTGESVHSLTDERAQSVSLVAMSPDGNQVAFAKYEDILYLWDIGNGGAITALLPDDVWDVTCIAFSVDGSRVACGRNNGDVYICSLRHTAGSLGPLKGHTDWVRSVAFSPDGLHLASGSDDKTIRVWNMQTGEQVGQPFEGHTDWVRSVCFTTDGSRLASGSDDKTVRVWDIKTGKTASEPLTGHSGYVYSVAFSPNGKLLASASLYKTIRIYSAETGRVALGPLEGHTDTVNCVTFSRDGTRLFSCSRDRTVRIWNVQDVDTHPTPTATPTSTSPIYCIRYSHSGKRVVSGSRDGTVQVWDTETGELVLGSLRGHKGEIACVDYSPNDQYIASASYDSTLRIWNAHTGKDIHGSMRGHTDNVNGVRFLPGGLAIVSGSDDGTVRMWDVSTGQQLARLLEARNRILSVGVSSDGQHVVCGSMDGTIQVVDRHGAKTQDEPISGHTDWVRSVEFSDGIRFVSGSDDRSVQIWDGQTGKPLVVCGERYRAHRDWVRSVSTSPDGLYVASGSDDHTVRVWDGQTGKLILGPLRGHTRWVRCVQFSPDGSHVASCSDDGIIRFWDVSGCRTESLEHGSTSAEMGVAISDRSGEKGSRRWLVDGDGWVVESPRRRVAWVPSELRACLLSPSEDFRIAAAGYLKLEWRGAKTARWDRCDGRATQVQMDDSWAEQRNGGGAVITKRATEWLVQSGDRAKHRRALATAAVKTLSTSSYPDVGLGLRLRRCPPCPFPSHALTWSHSARQAKGNEQEISVVTAMGEELGIQRMGNEEEGGRGGQVRRAGDEAIAGGEEAPAGRADGRTEGGEDRQKGEEEDKRKGKQEPEDEAQADINDNAAIHVPTLRAVHTSLVCVESLPGIQERHTTWTERAALKDMTRAVEESSELKLVDNSRSELGRLANAIHDILSLSLSYPTRAETGASQATDGLLAGTSGVAGGGEAPREVLRDLLDEAEQVDGEQATSDNEWRKMIGRELEGKSDPDDKPPTLETTSQYTDRMVGQLALYAAILQTLPMPAQIEPDSVPAQFRPAKLWTWLARVLNSGKLLRSCSAPQCVSVVLEAAGEGLYEAYGTQSSLRSQGPDVEGKAGGGVEDEGIQKGKPQTQPLLPAPKGPEICEGGDLLMDEDEFVQEPFSHNNVPKPELEIPLDPVNDPPPAPEPLHNSQQRLRTPSPPLPSPSLEVEYDSDKSESSYEFSHTLNDPPALRFAYLNALADHVVRKHPVRDAEINLKNTLIALRLIPGGIPDHIKPLTTLKSVRRHLGLNTSGLLQQVPICDKCYMRYSMEDVLAADLLATCTRERPSCSGSYMKIKTRNGKPKKIPAKVLLYMKIIPSLRHMLLRPTFVRLLKKGSEASVRERPPNTYYDISDGSVWKSARVGLRRVFRHDGTVADEPITPGSNMRVSSLGYGLFAALNINWFRVSKKRSSGAIYLAILNLPRYAQYHVHNVILACVITGPKEPHLEDLNFVLEPIVESFKRVAVHVYQENLPQAVERLYSYPTLLGADIPARSKFNKIPAHSHSKGPGCNCNKNTADLNNPQAKAYDPLEFVYADEYNILQLSKESTSSPRARACIAKDYGI, from the exons ATGCCGTTTATCATAACACTGCAAGAGGCGCTTAAGCGCGCGAAACACAAAGTGAAGAAAGGCCTTGGTATCGAGTCTACAACT ACTAATAAAACTGCTCACGAACATCAGGGCTCTCGCCGTTGTAGTACTGAGTCTGAGCCTTCGCATCCATCTGACAGTCCGCCGAAGGCGACCACAAGTACCTTGATCGCAATCGGTTCACTTCTCGCCGTTCTCGAGTCCAGTACCGACGCTCTTGGTCCGCTAAAGTCTGCGATCGGCCAGCTTAAGCTCTGTGTAGACACATATAGG ACCTCCTGCAAGGATCGCAAAGAGCATGAAGATCTGGCAGTCAAGCTAGATGGTATCATCGGCGATCTTATCATACATGCGAAGCTACCCATGGATCCTGTGGCGACTGATAGCGTCAAGCGTATACAGAG CGATCTCATGAAAGAAGCAGAGAAGGTGGCCGAAATGCAGGCAAGATCGAGCGGTAGACGACTGATCGATGCGCTGGATGGCTATGACGGGATAGTCGAGTGCTATCGTCGCATCGACGGCCACCTGCAAAGATTGACG CTAAATGCAAGCCTCAGCACTTTCCAAGCTGTCAGCGAGCAAACAATG GCAAAGAGGTCACGCCTAACTGGAATATGTCCCACCAGCGCTGCGTACTATGGCTCAGCTGAGTCCGGCAACCTACAGAGAAGACCATGCACCCCAGGGACCCGTGAGGCACAGATCAAGCTGCTGCTCGAGTGGGCGAATGCACCAGACGCTGGCAGGACGTGCTGGATGAACGGAATGGCCGGCACAGGCAAGACAACCATCGCATATAGCGTGTGCGCCGAGCTAGAGAAGGCCAGTCGACTTGGGGcaagcttcttctgctcGCGGACGATGCTGGAGTGCAGTCAGGTCAAGAACATCATCCCTTCGATTGCATACCAGCTTGCCCAATTTTCACTGCCGTTTCGAAACGCGCTAGTTGGCATCCTAGGGTTGAAGACGGACGTGCACACGCGAGGGCTGGCCGAGCAGTACCAGAGCTTGATCATCGAGCCCCTAGCGGGAGTGCATGGCTCACTGCCGGATGACTTTATTGTGGTAATTGATGCGCTAGACGAGTGTGATAACGAGGACAGCGTTGGCCGGATACTGGATCTGCTTATGACGACGCCCCCTACCCTGCCAATCCGGTTTCTTATATCCAGTCGACCGGAGAACGAGATCACGCTAAAAATCACAGGACGACATGATGGAGAGGATGAAGCTCGGTTGGTCCTGCACAACCTACAAGAAGAGACTGTCAAGGATGATATCGAACTATACATGCGTGATGAACTCAAGGATATTCGACTAACAAAGACACAGTGGACCGACATTCTAGAGCGCTGCGGTACCCTGTTTATAtatgcgtcaaccgcctgtCGCTTCATTAAACAAGAGCACAAAGTAGATGCGGCCAGCGAGGCAGTGAGCACCATCATCGACTCACCTTACATGCCAATAGCAGGCGAGAACCCCATCGATGTGCTATACCTCACGATCCTGAAGACTGTATTCGAGAAATCAGGTATGAGCAAACAGAGCGTGGTCAAAATGAAGAACATACTCGAGACAGTAATATGCGCCGTTGAACCAATGGCCCTGGAAGCAATCGCAGATCTTCTTGCGCTAAATAGCGTCAAACAGGTGTATCGACTTCTCCATCCCTTGCGGTCGGTACTGCATGTTCCGAGAGATACCGGAGTAGTCAATACATTGCACGCATCGTTTCCTGACTTTATGCTCTCCTCGGCTCGATCACTTGACTTCTGCTGCGACCGAGCAGGACGACACACGACACTAGCTCAAGCGTGCCTAGGACTGATTGATACGGCAGAGCCGAAGATGAACATATGCAGGCTGCCCTCGTCTCACCACTTGGACGAAGAAGTAGAAGACCTGAGAGCGCGGGTGGCATGGGCGATCTCACCCGGACTTGCATACGCATGCCGATACTGGTCGACTCACCTGGATCGCAGTGCATACAAGCCAATACTGCTGGACGCGGTTCGCAACTTCTTCTTTGCAAGGCTGCTGCTGTGGATGGAGGTCGCAAATCTGACTGGCTCGATGCGATACGGTGTGGGCACAGGCACAGTTGAGTATGCAGAGAGATGGTGCGTG AAACATGGCGCGCCAGAGGCCGTAACACAGATAGCCCACGACGCATGGCAGTTTGTATCGGTGTATGCCAACCACCCTGTATGCCAAAGCACGCCTCACATATACGTTTCGATGCTTCCATTCTGGCCTCGCTCAAGACCCATATCCCTCGCATACATGCCAAGGACATCCGATCTGGCTCAGCTGACAGGGACGGCAATCGGCCGACGACAGCTAGCGCTTATGGCCACCTGGAAAGTGTCGAATGGAGAAGTGTTTTCGATCAGTCTGTCAGGTGACGGAAGTCGGCTGGTGGTGCCTACCGATACCGGGATCGACATACTGGATACGACGACAGGCGAGAGTGTACACAGCCTCACTGACGAGCGTGCACAGAGTGTCTCGCTGGTCGCGATGTCTCCCGACGGCAATCAGGTCGCCTTTGCTAAATATGAGGATATCCTATACCTGTGGGACATTGGAAACGGGGGAGCCATTACAGCGCTGCTTCCAGATGACGTTTGGGATGTGACTTGCATTGCATTCTCCGTCGATGGGTCTCGCGTCGCATGCGGCAGGAACAACGGAGACGTGTACATCTGCTCATTACGGCATACAGCAGGCAGTCTTGGCCCACTCAAGGGCCATACTGACTGGGTCCGCTCGGTTGCATTCTCTCCCGACGGCTTGCATCTTGCATCTGGATCAGATGACAAGACTATCCGAGTGTGGAACATGCAAACAGGCGAACAAGTCGGTCAACCGTTCGAGGGACATACCGATTGGGTGCGCTCGGTGTGCTTCACTACCGATGGGTCCCGCCTTGCCTCGGGGTCTGACGATAAGACTGTTCGAGTGTGGGACATAAAAACAGGGAAGACCGCGTCGGAGCCACTTACAGGGCATTCTGGCTATGTGTACTCGGTTGCCTTCTCACCCAACGGTAAACTCCTTGCCTCTGCATCACTGTATAAAACCATACGAATATACAGTGCCGAAACTGGTCGGGTCGCGCTCGGCCCACTCGAAGGACACACAGATACAGTCAACTGCGTAACGTTCTCCCGCGACGGCACTCGCCTGTTCTCATGCTCTCGCGACAGAACTGTACGCATATGGAACGTGCAAGATGTCGACACCCATCCTACCCCCACGGCTActcccacctccacctctcCTATCTACTGCATTCGGTACTCCCACAGCGGGAAGCGAGTCGTGTCTGGCTCACGGGATGGGACGGTTCAGGTCTGGGACACCGAGACGGGTGAGCTGGTGCTCGGGTCCCTGCGCGGCCACAAAGGGGAGATTGCATGCGTCGACTACTCACCGAACGATCAGTACATTGCGTCTGCTTCATATGACAGCACACTGCGTATCTGGAACGCACACACCGGCAAGGACATCCATGGATCAATGCGCGGCCATACCGACAACGTGAATGGTGTACGATTCTTGCCAGGCGGCTTGGCGATCGTCTCAGGGTCGGATGACGGCACTGTCCGAATGTGGGACGTCAGCACTGGACAACAACTCGCGCGGCTTCTCGAAGCACGCAACCGGATCCTCTCGGTTGGGGTCTCTTCCGACGGGCAACACGTAGTCTGCGGCTCGATGGATGGCACGATACAAGTGGTAGACCGACATGGCGCCAAGACACAGGACGAGCCAATCAGCGGCCATACCGACTGGGTTCGCTCGGTGGAGTTCTCTGATGGGATACGTTTCGTGTCAGGATCAGATGACAGATCGGTGCAAATATGGGATGGGCAGACAGGGAAGCCGCTAGTTGTTTGTGGCGAGCGCTACAGGGCCCATCGCGACTGGGTGCGCTCCGTATCGACCTCCCCGGACGGTCTCTATGTAGCATCTGGCTCTGACGATCACACTGTGCGTGTGTGGGATGGGCAGACCGGCAAGCTGATACTCGGTCCTCTGAGAGGACACACTCGTTGGGTCCGGTGTGTTCAGTTCTCGCCCGACGGTTCGCATGTCGCATCGTGTTCGGATGACGGCATAATCCGGTTCTGGGATGTGTCGGGCTGCAGGACAGAGTCACTGGAGCATGGGTCGACGAGTGCAG AAATGGGGGTGGCGATCTCTGATAGGAGTGGTGAGAAAGGGTCCAGGAGATGGTTGGTAGACGGGGACGGATGGGTGGTGGAGTCGCCGAGACGCAGAGTGGCATGGGTGCCATCTGAGCTACGTGCTTGCCTTCTTAGTCCCTCAGAAGATTTCCGGATTGCTGCCGCAGGGTATCTCAAACTGGAGTGGCGCGGAGCTAAG ACTGCGCGTTGGGACAGATGCGACGGTCGTGCGACACAAGTGCAGATGG ATGACTCATGGGCTGAGCAGCGCAATGGGGGCGGGGCGGTAATCACGAAAAGGGCGACCGAATGGCTTGTCCAGTCCGGAGACAGGGCGAAGCACCGACGCGCTCTTGCCACA GCTGCGGTCAAAACGCTCTCCACGTCATCATACCCGGATGTTGGCTTGGGTCTCAGACTTCGGCGTTGCCCACCGTGTCCCTTTCCATCCCATGCCCTGACCTGGTCGCACTCGGCACGACAAGCCAAAGGCAACGAGCAAGAGATATCGGTTGTGACTGCGATGGGCGAGGAGCTCGGCATCCAACGAATGGGGaacgaggaggaaggc GGGCGAGGAGGTCAAGTGCGCAGAGCAGGAGATGAGGCGATTGCAGGCGGAGAGGAAGCGCCAGCAGGAAGGGCAGACGGCCGAACCGAAGGCGGAGAGGACCGGCAAAAGGGAGAGGAGGAGGACAAGAGAAAAGGAAAG CAAGAGCCAGAAGATGAAGCCCAGGCGGATATCAACGACAACGCCGCCATACACGTCCCGACCCTGCGCGCAGTGCACACATCCCTGGTCTGCGTCGAATCGCTTCCAGGGATACAGGAAAGGCATACGACATGGACGGAACGTGCG GCACTCAAGGACATGACAAGAGCCGTGGAAGAGAGCTCTGAGCTGAAGTTG GTCGACAACTCGCGGTCGGAACTCGGCAGACTG GCCAATGCCATTCACGACATCCTCTCGCTAAGCCTGTCGTACCCTACCCGC GCTGAGACAGGTGCTAGCCAAGCTACTGACGGCTTACTCGCTGGGACGTCTGGTGTGGCCGGTGGTGGCGAGGCGCCACGCGAGGTTCTGAGAGATCTATTGGACGAG GCCGAACAGGTGGACGGGGAGCAGGC AACGAGCGACAACGAGTGGCGCAAGATGATCGGCCGCGAGCTGGAAGGCAAGAGCGACCCAGACGACAAGCCGCCGACGCTGGAGACCACATCTCAGTACACTGACCGAATGGTCGGCCAGCTCGCACTCTACGCGGCCATCCTTCAGACGTTGCCGATGCCGGCTCAGATTGAGCCTGACTCGGTGCCTGCTCAGTTCAGACCGGCCAAGCTATGGACGTGGCTTGCTCGTGTGCTGAACTCGGGCAAGCTGCTGAGGTCATGTTCTGCGCCGCAGTGCGTGTCTGTTGTGCTGGAGGCGGCAGGGGAGGGACTGTACGAGGCGTATGGGACGCAGTCCAGTTTGAGGTCGCAAGGACCTGACGTCGAAGGCAAGGCTGGAGGCGGTGTCGAG GACGAGGGGATTCAGAAAGGCAAGCCTCAAACCCAGCCGCTTCTCCCCGCTCCAAAAGGACCAGAAATATGCGAAGGGGGAGATCTTTTAATGGATGAGGACGAATTCGTACAAG AGCCGTTTTCTCACAACAATGTACCCAAACCAGAGCTCGAGATACCACTCGACCCTGTCAATGATCCTCCACCGGCACCCGAGCCCCTGCACAACTCACAACAAAGGCTTCGTACCCCAAGTCCACCTCTCCCTTCGCCGTCACTGGAAGTGGAATATGACTCGGACAAATCGGAGTCCTCATATGAGTTCTCACACACCTTGAATGACCCGCCCGCACTCCGCTTTGCCTATCTTAATGCTCTTGCCGATCACGTTGTACGCAAGCATCCCGTTCGCGACGCCGAAATAAATCTCAAGAATACTCTAATAGCTCTCCGGCTCATTCCTGGTGGCATTCCTGATCATATCAAACCTTTAACCACCCTCAAGTCGGTTCGCCGACATCTTGGACTCAACACTTCTGGATTATTACAGCAGGTTCCTATATGCGACAAATGCTATATGCGATACTCTATGGAGGATGTTCTGGCAGCAGACCTCCTAGCTACTTGTACTAGAGAACGCCCTAGCTGCTCTGGGAGCTACATGAAGATCAAAACTAGAAATGGAAAACCAAAGAAAATACCCGCTAAAGTATTACTTTACATGAAGATTATTCCATCACTTCGGCACATGCTGCTTCGACCAACATTTGTGCGGCTTCTCAAGAAAGGCTCAGAAGCTAGTGTACGGGAGCGCCCTCCCAATACCTACTACGACATTTCCGATGGGTCTGTTTGGAAGTCAGCTCGCGTAGGTCTCAGGCGGGTTTTTCGACATGATGGGACAGTGGCTGATGAACCAATAACTCCGGGAAGCAATATGCGCGTCTCAAGCTTGGGCTACGGACTCTTTGCAGCCTTGAATATCAACTGGTTCCGCGTATCAAAAAAACGCAGCTCCGGTGCT